A stretch of the Osmerus mordax isolate fOsmMor3 chromosome 12, fOsmMor3.pri, whole genome shotgun sequence genome encodes the following:
- the frmpd3 gene encoding FERM and PDZ domain-containing protein 3, with the protein MLKDDSLLLIPNVLKVFLENGQIKSFTFDSRTTVRDVISSLQDRLTLRYIEHFALVLESGGLDQNQRLHLLLENQPLSHVVHRTYFQGMKCLFRICFFPKDPADLLRRDPAAFEYLYIQSRNDVIKERFGMDWKSDITLRLAALHIYITVSSARPNQKISLKHVEKEWGLEPFLPLTLLPTVKEKNVCKTLSQLLKTYQHPPPSGNKVPPLQGKLQYMRVLNDLPPFGGLLFYTVGLDEKQSATTLLVGPRHGISHVIDLKNNLTTVLTEFSRVTKVQLYRENQGVARVEVAIHEAKPLVLLMEWPDASNFACLISGYHKLFVDPKKTIYFRTPGQSYMIKADYRSSHHAHPRSGALSGSSSSGGRRPEERDQRDAGGSQRVVAPVEPQHLGLCHIHLREHQQLQQLQTQTETELDINQNLISQNPPPLPGRPRTKSDPTLKSTEAIAEGPESPTVENVGFRTRAHTLSQSQKATRFFCDSCKARLKVEDMTMIGSGSSRKHCSSTCASRDGGGAVDLMALPPPGGNEAEDEEEANDEEEKLQPPTPGIAAPPPGFRDNSSDEDDAKRGKKIGIASTNSPSVAATGQVAQGAQMAQISQMQRACNQPQQDVPVTLIDNVTTRTVRDHAQELDDALVSTLQALEALAASEDYPHHHQQPTQTAGLIVLAAITPESSLDSGHETNSSELTDVSEMVSAMKQHQNQAYLLAHHINKERVFSRRDFPLAIPSCTTQTLGGGAFSMGQIRAGCPAKEVILRKTVPLKTSLEQETATAQGNLASDQEGLKTSPEPASGMQKTDQKAKPEPSKVSSPNPPIKLLVELKESDPAKAQTLPVSKKQKLSFSAGGKLSLNLSAVGARGKTLSPPGPDPTSKALPIILSVDRTSSAKICPTNMCQDAESASNETTKPPSSKDLLQVEDLFCTCPVLAEPGSQLRLKEPQTQKVILFHSSSPTDDECLRAKGLPLAGSKENAVRADIIDPTLANASPQVQTKHSPHLSQKTDKKEAADNKAESSQNKAPTEQQKCTPKSLPLLVDPIHASHSVDKVSTLPAADTKQDGGKGKAQRSAPFLSFRNLLSATFPARMRRETDERRAQLQKVRQYELEFLEELLKPKSSQGEYLPQGSSPVASGIPCACQLRTSPVLKAPGISREQRRSCDCKRLCRGMRLPDTPVGSTAEPQQHRGRERNNSKIPPAVTKSPDILGTSRKPQTLEIKTTRIRSTSLESRELRGEQASCLPTCSSRSECIGAPQYTKLKRRYSIGEVENSDSMPLYAEVKPKIKSLEKEMERVRAMGGLRLPTPVQPVHTQSQQVDCKGKKGVFFIQGEEMLREREGEGGTEVLLNIPCEDNDDREKCCSFCFCYRKCEAADESSEKDELSYSIPLKVLPGMQMDSDTLPVVSKTLQVLNAEDCSGDEAEEEEEEEEPQTQEIDLRACGTLESSLARVEALQGKNFTLPDGFLNAQLDANELLSILRQCANSPQVEVDNRIQPSRIGEYKQELAVRFKEFRASCRRVASVEKSPSRMLSAVTASFQVLCDLTQTFIKLVGGLRSEAQRLQLLRKVEEVAINYTLLLRAAEESMGTSSSLPTKSVSPQVRMSTTNMSSLTRPIKTLLIQ; encoded by the exons GATGTGATCTCATCTTTACAGGACCGTCTCACTCTGCGCTACATTGAGCACTTTGCCCTGGTCCTGGAGTCTGGGGGGCTGGACCAGAACCAGAGACTACACCTGCTTCTGGAGAACCAGCCTTTATCACAT GTGGTACACAGAACATACTTCCAGGGGATGAAGTGCCTATTCAGGATTTGTTTCTTCCCCAAGGACCCTGCAGACCTGCTGAGGAGAGATCCTGCTGCCTTTGAGTACCTCTACATACAG AGTCGCAATGATGTCATCAAAGAACGCTTTGGAATGGACTGGAAGTCTGACATCACACTACGTCTGGCGGCACTGCATATCTACATCACTGTTTCCTCTGCTAGGCCTAATCAGAAGATCTCTCTCAAGCACGTTGa GAAAGAGTGGGGCCTTGagccttttctccctctcactctgctGCCAACAGTCAAGGAGAAAAATGTGTGTAAGACACTGTCCCAGCTTCTCAAGACCTACCAACACCCACCTCCCTCTGGCAACAAG GTGCCTCCACTCCAGGGGAAGCTGCAGTACATGCGTGTGCTCAACGACCTTCCCCCTTTTGGAGGACTGCTTTTCTACACTGTTGGCCTG GATGAGAAGCAGTCAGCTACAACACTGTTGGTGGGTCCGAGACATGGCATCAGTCATGTGATAGATCTGAAGAACAACCTGACCACAGTTCTGACCGAGTTCAGCCGGGTCACTAAGGTCCAGTTGTACCGGGAGAACCAGGGAGTAGCTCGGGTTGAGGTAGCCATCCACGAGGCCAAG ccccttgTTCTGCTTATGGAGTGGCCTGATGCCAGTAACTTTGCCTGCCTCATTTCTGGATACCACAAGCTGTTTGTTGACCCCAAAAAGACCATCTACTTCAGGACACCTGGTCAGTCTTACATGATCAAGGCAG ATTACAGAAGCTCCCACCATGCCCACCCTCGCTCTGGAGCATTGTCTGGCTCCTCATCCAGTGGCGGTCGGCGCCCGGAGGAGCGGGATCAAAGAGATGCAGGGGGGTCGCAGAGAGTTGTGGCCCCTGTGGAGCCCCAACACCTTGGCCTCTGCCACATCCATCTGCGAGAGCATcagcagctccaacagctgcagacacagaccgAGACCGAACTTGACATCAACCAGAACCTAATTTCCCAaaatcctcctcctctaccaggACGGCCACGAACCAAGTCAGATCCGACCCTTAAGAGTACAGAGGCTATTGCAGAAGGTCCAGAGAGTCCCACAGTGGAGAATGTTGGATTCAGAACCCGGGCTCACACGCTTAGCCAATCCCAGAAGGCAACACGATTCTTCTGTGACTCCTGCAAGGCACGGTTGAAGGTGGAGGACATGACCATGATCGGTAGTGGTAGCTCGAGGAAGCACTGCTCCAGCACCTGTGCTTCccgtgatggggggggggctgtagacCTAATGGCTTTACCGCCCCCTGGCGGAAACGAggcagaggatgaggaggaggcaaatgatgaggaggagaagctaCAGCCTCCAACACCTGGCATCGCGGCCCCGCCTCCTGGCTTTAGAGACAACAGTTCGGATGAGGATGACGCCAAACGAGGCAAAAAGATTGGAATTGCCTCTACTAACAGCCCATCTGTGGCCGCCACTGGCCAAGTGGCACAGGGGGCACAGATGGCACAGATCTCACAGATGCAACGAGCCTGCAACCAGCCACAGCAGGACGTGCCGGTGACATTGATAGACAACGTGACAACCAGGACAGTCCGAGACCACGCTCAGGAGCTGGATGATGCTCTTGTGTCCACCCTGCAGGCTCTGGAAGCCCTTGCTGCCTCGGAGGACTATCCTCACCACCATCAACAGCCCACCCAGACCGCAG GTCTCATTGTGTTGGCAGCCATCACACCTGAGTCATCACTGGACTCTGGCCACGAGACCAACTCATCCGAGCTGACGGATGTATCAGAGATGGTGTCAGCTATGAAGCAGCATCAGAATCAGGCCTACTTGCTGGCCCACCACATCAACAAGGAGCGCGTCTTCTCAAGGCGAGACTTCCCTCTTGCAATCCCCAGCTGCACCACCCAAACACTAGGAGGCGGTGCTTTCTCCATGGGACAGATCCGCGCTGGCTGCCCCGCTAAAGAGGTTATCCTCAGAAAAACGGTTCCCCTGAAGACCAGCCTTGAGCAGGAAACAGCAACGGCCCAGGGTAATCTGGCATCAGACCAGGAGGGTCTCAAGACAAGTCCAGAACCAGCATCAGGCATGCAGAAGACAGATCAGAAAGCCAAGCCAGAGCCCAGCAAAGTCAGCAGCCCTAACCCTCCTATTAAGTTACTTGTGGAGCTGAAGGAATCAGACCCAGCCAAGGCTCAGACCCTCCCAGTAAGTAAAAAGCAGAAGTTGTCATTTTCTGCAGGGGGGAAACTGAGCCTAAATCTCTCTGCTGTAGGAGCCAGGGGAAAAACATTGTCACCTCCTGGCCCTGATCCCACCAGCAAAGCCTTACCTATCATCCTGTCTGTGGACAGAACATCCTCTGCCAAGATTTGCCCCACAAACATGTGCCAAGATGCCGAATCTGCCTCTAATGAGACCACAAAGCCTCCCAGCTCCAAAGACCTACTTCAAGTCGAAGACCTGTTCTGCACATGCCCTGTGCTTGCGGAGCCGGGTTCCCAACTACGATTAAAGGAACCTCAGACCCAGAAAGTGATCttgtttcattcatcttcccCCACCGATGATGAGTGTCTAAGAGCCAAGGGGTTGCCACTGGCTGGCAGTAAAGAGAACGCAGTGAGAGCAGATATAATTGACCCCACTCTGGCTAATGCCAGCCCTCAAGTCCAAACCAAGCACTCCCCCCACTTGTCTCAGAAAACAGATAAAAAGGAAGCAGCAGACAACAAGGCAGAAAGCTCTCAGAATAAAGCTCCCACCGAGCAGCAGAAATGCACTCCCAAGTCATTACCCCTCCTGGTGGATCCCATCCATGCCAGCCATTCAGTAGATAAGGTGTCCACCCTCCCCGCCGCTGACACTAAGCAAGATGGGGGTAAGGGAAAAGCCCAGCGTAGTGCCCCGTTCCTAAGCTTTAGGAATTTGCTTTCGGCTACCTTCCCAGCAAGGATgcgaagggagacagatgaacGGCGGGCCCAGCTTCAGAAGGTTCGGCAATATGAGCTGGAGTTCCTTGAGGAGCTGCTAAAGCCAAAGTCTTCCCAAGGAGAGTATTTGCCCCAGGGCTCATCTCCAGTCGCCTCTGGGATCCCTTGCGCATGCCAGCTCCGCACAAGTCCTGTCCTGAAGGCCCCTGGCATCTCTAGGGAGCAGAGACGCAGCTGTGATTGTAAAAGGTTGTGTCGAGGCATGCGCCTCCCTGACACACCAGTAGGCTCCACTGCAGAACCTCAGCAGCaccggggcagagagaggaacaacTCCAAAATTCCACCAGCTGTCACCAAATCCCCTGACATCCTTGGCACCTCGAGGAAACCCCAGACCCTAGAGATCAAGACCACTCGCATCCGCTCCACCAGCCTTGAGTCCAGGGAGCTTCGAGGGGAGCAGGCCTCTTGTCTGCCGACATGCTCTTCTCGCTCAGAGTGCATAGGAGCCCCCCAGTACACAAAGCTCAAGAGGAGATATAGCATTGGAGAAGTTGAAAACAGTGACAGCATGCCACTTTATGCAGAGGTGAAACCCAAAATCAAAAGcctggagaaagagatggagagagttagGGCCATGGGAGGATTGAGGCTTCCTACTCCTGTACAACCAGTCCACACTCAGTCCCAGCAGGTAGATTGTAAGGGAAAGAAGGGGGTGTTCTTCATACAAGGAGAAGAgatgctgagggagagagaaggagaggggggcacGGAGGTGCTTCTGAACATACCATGCGAGGACAACGATGATCGGGAGAAATGCTGTTCCTTCTGCTTCTGCTACAGGAAGTGTGAAGCGGCAGATGAGAGCAGTGAGAAGGATGAGCTGTCCTACTCCATCCCTCTTAAGGTACTGCCAGGCATGCAGATGGACTCTGACACCCTGCCTGTGGTAAGCAAGACCTTGCAAGTGCTTAATGCAGAGGATTGCAGTGGGGAtgaggcagaagaggaggaggaggaggaagagccccAGACTCAGGAGATAGACCTGAGGGCTTGTGGAACACTGGAGAGTAGCTTGGCAAGGGTGGAGGCACTGCAGGGGAAGAACTTCACCCTGCCCGATGGCTTCCTCAATGCCCAGCTGGACGCAAACGAGCTGCTCTCCATCCTACGCCAGTGCGCCAACAGTCCCCAAGTGGAAGTGGACAACCGCATCCAGCCATCTCGTATTGGCGAGTACAAGCAAGAGCTGGCAGTACGCTTCAAGGAGTTCCGGGCATCGTGCCGTCGTGTGGCAAGCGTGGAGAAGAGCCCCTCGAGGATGCTGAGCGCTGTTACTGCTAGTTTCCAAGTCCTGTGTGACCTCACCCAGACCTTTATAAAATTGGTGGGAGGGTTGCGCTCTGAGGCGCAGCGGCTGCAGCTGCTCCGGAAAGTGGAGGAGGTGGCCATAAACTACACTCTACTCTTACGTGCAGCAGAGGAGTCCATGGGAACTTCTAGCAGCCTGCCCACCAAGAGCGTCAGCCCTCAAGTCCGTATGTCTACCACAAATATGAGCTCTCTAACCCGCCCAATTAAAACCTTGCTCATCCAGTAA